The proteins below are encoded in one region of Bremerella sp. P1:
- a CDS encoding FMN-binding protein — protein MAEETPAANVPPKKRRSLGLRFLLHGYRFALIAAIALLVRLHSQSESLAALDPVEISLGKVQGFLPEAASLTAAADREGAYIQNSDGKRIGWAVTTLPTANNIIGFSGPTNSLVVVDANNTIRGIEILSSKDTPEHLAAVEKATWFLKQFVDKSPEDLGGQTKLDAVSGATLTSLAIIESVTKTLGSDPPNYRFPKEIAFEEVAEILPKAKQLVAKQSPRGWLEVLNDNGTIIGTVWRTSPQADQHIGYQGPSDVLVVLDTEGKLKAVALRESYDNDPYVRYVREDWSFPEYLAGYDLDQLAKLDMKQAEIEGVSGATMTSQSATQAVGIAAAAYQREIQAEQKPQLAATPISFTWRDAATLLVIVAALAIAFTDLRGKKWVQFGFGFIVIAYLGFFAGDILSMALFVGWASHSVPWQKCIGLVAVAIAAFAVPLFSKKQVYCNHLCPHGAAQMMILRFSKWNWKVPKKLRLVLSAVPAVLLAVCILIAFSIIDGNLAALEPFDAYVPTISGWASLSIAIGGLIFSAFVPMGFCRYACPTGAVISHVRWNASSDKWSVRDSVATLLLGLAVICFWL, from the coding sequence ATGGCGGAAGAAACTCCAGCAGCCAACGTTCCACCCAAGAAACGCAGGTCCCTCGGCCTGCGTTTCCTTCTGCATGGGTATCGGTTCGCACTGATCGCGGCGATCGCGCTGTTGGTACGTCTTCATAGCCAAAGCGAAAGCCTGGCAGCGCTCGATCCTGTCGAAATATCGCTTGGCAAAGTCCAAGGCTTCCTCCCCGAAGCGGCCTCCCTAACGGCTGCTGCCGATCGGGAAGGAGCCTACATCCAAAACTCCGATGGCAAGCGAATCGGCTGGGCGGTCACCACTTTGCCCACAGCCAACAACATCATTGGCTTCTCAGGCCCCACCAATTCACTGGTGGTCGTCGATGCCAACAATACGATCCGCGGCATCGAAATCCTTTCCAGCAAAGACACGCCAGAACATCTCGCGGCCGTTGAAAAAGCAACCTGGTTCTTAAAGCAGTTTGTCGATAAGTCTCCCGAAGACCTCGGCGGCCAGACGAAGCTCGACGCCGTGTCAGGTGCCACCCTGACCAGCCTGGCGATCATCGAGTCGGTCACTAAAACGCTAGGCAGCGATCCCCCCAACTACCGCTTTCCCAAAGAGATCGCGTTCGAAGAAGTTGCCGAGATCCTGCCTAAGGCGAAACAGCTGGTCGCGAAACAGTCGCCCCGCGGCTGGCTCGAGGTCCTCAACGACAATGGAACAATCATCGGTACCGTCTGGCGCACAAGTCCCCAGGCCGATCAGCACATTGGCTACCAAGGACCGTCCGACGTGCTGGTAGTCCTGGATACCGAAGGAAAGCTGAAAGCGGTCGCCCTGCGGGAAAGTTACGACAACGATCCTTACGTACGTTACGTTCGCGAAGACTGGTCCTTTCCCGAGTACCTGGCCGGCTACGATCTCGATCAGTTGGCCAAGCTTGATATGAAGCAGGCCGAGATCGAAGGTGTTTCCGGGGCGACCATGACCAGTCAGTCGGCCACGCAAGCGGTTGGTATCGCGGCCGCGGCCTATCAGCGCGAGATACAGGCCGAGCAAAAACCACAACTAGCCGCGACGCCGATCTCGTTCACCTGGCGTGATGCGGCCACGCTGCTGGTGATTGTCGCGGCGCTGGCCATTGCGTTCACCGATCTGCGCGGCAAGAAGTGGGTGCAGTTTGGCTTTGGGTTTATCGTGATTGCCTATCTCGGCTTCTTCGCGGGCGACATTCTTTCCATGGCACTCTTTGTCGGCTGGGCCAGCCACTCGGTTCCGTGGCAGAAGTGCATCGGCCTGGTGGCTGTGGCAATTGCAGCATTTGCCGTTCCCCTCTTCAGCAAGAAGCAGGTCTATTGCAACCATCTTTGCCCTCATGGTGCCGCCCAGATGATGATCTTGCGGTTCTCGAAGTGGAACTGGAAGGTGCCCAAGAAGCTTCGCCTGGTCCTATCGGCAGTGCCTGCGGTGCTGCTGGCCGTTTGTATCCTCATCGCGTTCTCGATCATCGATGGCAACCTGGCGGCATTGGAACCCTTTGATGCGTACGTGCCCACCATTTCCGGCTGGGCTTCGCTTTCGATCGCTATCGGAGGGCTCATTTTTTCTGCGTTCGTCCCGATGGGCTTCTGCCGGTATGCCTGCCCAACTGGGGCGGTCATCTCGCATGTGCGCTGGAATGCATCGAGCGATAAGTGGAGCGTTCGCGACAGCGTTGCCACCCTTTTGCTGGGTTTGGCCGTGATTTGCTTTTGGCTGTAG
- a CDS encoding serine/threonine-protein kinase, whose translation MDQKKMGPYRLEATIGSGGMGTVYRGIDERTGDKAAIKVLPSNMSHNEGLRERFQREIETLLQLKHPNIVRLFGFGEEDGELFYAMELVDGRSLAEVIVKTPIKSWRTVVKYSLAIAAGLRQAHDMGIVHRDIKPANVLITRDDKVKILDFGIARLFGATGVTMAGGIVGTADYMAPEQAFGEGVTPKADLYSLGALMYAMLARQPPFRGNTVTEILDKLRYNEPVPIDRLVETLPNDLSQLITQLLDKNPENRVPTARALCRRLEALLELPEETDFDLNLADHSTKKPSAPEDEYQLKDGGGDEAPTLDPQARKLAEAPTMQLTGDGGSHEPQAKSQDGGTEAPATIVSQRAKKPESQTRFTTVAEQRQRTSEEESRREKSSAWINYIQIGGLLVALGVVVAVMMIAPKKPTADQVYQSIEDGANEGDLAEISDEMDDFLERFPEDPRSENVAQLKEELNLRRQENRYRLAAAFGGVNQGLHPVEQIYLDAMKTNELDPQGARNKLQGLILAYGPSGSQQGDIARCLVLAERRLKQLNSALASKSKQQTVSIRERLQYADEIASDDPIKAERIYRGVIQLLEGESWGTNLLNDAQMRLNNLKSR comes from the coding sequence ATGGACCAGAAAAAGATGGGCCCCTATCGCCTGGAAGCCACAATTGGCAGTGGTGGCATGGGGACCGTGTATCGTGGCATCGACGAACGAACCGGCGACAAGGCTGCGATCAAAGTTCTGCCCAGCAACATGTCCCACAACGAGGGGCTGCGCGAGCGTTTCCAACGCGAGATCGAAACGCTGCTCCAGTTGAAGCACCCCAACATCGTGCGTCTGTTCGGATTTGGCGAAGAAGATGGCGAGCTGTTTTATGCCATGGAATTGGTCGACGGTCGCAGCCTGGCCGAGGTGATCGTCAAAACGCCGATCAAAAGCTGGCGTACGGTGGTGAAGTATAGCCTGGCGATCGCAGCTGGTCTTCGCCAAGCCCATGACATGGGAATCGTCCACCGCGACATCAAGCCCGCCAATGTCTTGATCACCCGCGACGACAAAGTGAAAATCCTCGACTTCGGAATCGCCCGGCTCTTTGGCGCAACAGGAGTCACCATGGCCGGTGGTATCGTGGGCACGGCCGACTACATGGCTCCTGAACAGGCTTTCGGCGAAGGGGTAACCCCCAAGGCCGACCTCTACAGTCTGGGTGCGCTCATGTACGCGATGCTCGCACGGCAGCCGCCATTTCGTGGCAATACGGTGACCGAAATCCTCGACAAGCTGCGGTACAACGAGCCTGTTCCCATTGATCGTCTTGTGGAAACACTCCCCAACGACTTGAGCCAACTGATCACGCAGCTATTGGATAAGAATCCGGAGAACCGTGTTCCGACGGCTCGTGCTCTTTGCCGCCGTTTGGAAGCTCTCTTAGAACTTCCCGAAGAGACCGACTTCGACCTGAACTTGGCCGATCACTCGACGAAGAAGCCCTCGGCTCCCGAGGATGAATACCAATTAAAAGACGGTGGCGGAGACGAAGCCCCTACACTTGATCCTCAGGCACGCAAGCTGGCCGAAGCCCCTACCATGCAGCTGACCGGCGATGGTGGGTCACACGAGCCGCAAGCCAAGAGCCAAGACGGAGGCACCGAGGCCCCGGCAACAATTGTTAGTCAGCGAGCTAAAAAACCGGAATCTCAAACCCGCTTCACCACCGTTGCCGAGCAGCGTCAGAGGACTTCTGAAGAAGAGTCACGCCGCGAAAAGAGCTCCGCATGGATCAACTACATTCAAATCGGCGGCCTGCTGGTAGCGCTCGGTGTGGTCGTAGCCGTGATGATGATTGCTCCGAAGAAGCCAACCGCCGACCAGGTCTATCAATCGATCGAGGACGGTGCGAATGAAGGAGACTTGGCCGAAATTTCCGACGAGATGGACGACTTCCTGGAACGCTTCCCGGAAGATCCTCGCTCCGAAAATGTCGCCCAGCTCAAAGAAGAATTGAATCTCCGTCGACAAGAGAATCGCTACCGCCTGGCTGCGGCCTTCGGAGGGGTCAACCAAGGTTTGCATCCTGTCGAACAAATCTATTTGGATGCGATGAAAACCAACGAACTCGATCCGCAAGGTGCACGCAACAAACTGCAAGGCCTGATCCTGGCCTACGGCCCATCCGGTTCGCAGCAAGGTGATATTGCCCGCTGCCTGGTTTTGGCAGAGCGACGCCTGAAACAATTGAATTCGGCCCTCGCAAGCAAGAGCAAACAACAAACGGTATCGATTCGCGAGCGTCTCCAATACGCGGACGAAATTGCTTCGGACGATCCCATCAAGGCTGAGCGAATCTATCGGGGCGTGATCCAACTGCTCGAAGGCGAATCGTGGGGTACTAATCTGCTTAACGATGCCCAGATGCGACTTAATAACCTGAAGTCCAGATAG
- a CDS encoding right-handed parallel beta-helix repeat-containing protein — protein MTLLRFAPLWLVVLFAVPASAAQWYVAPNGSDEAAGTQAAPFATLAKARDAIRSHATDEAHTVWVADGTYPLASPFVLTPEDSGTQDHPIVYRAMEGASPIFSGGSVVTGWQQQGKTWQAVLPEELHSPLPEQLIAGQQPTTLAREPDEGLFTLTGVTEEAPEKGPAKQTLRLTGKDYAATLANVMPEELPQVQFLAFHKWDNTRRHVDELLFEQHAMVTSGRKMKGHNPLNEKTQIRIENYSAALDTPGEWHASADGVIRYMPRKGEDLSKIQMIIPRLEQLLIVRGQPDADEFVEHVELRGLRFLHARWTTPKSGFEPSQAASPIEAAALIDGARHLTIADCEIGHVGIYGLWFRRGCQHCTLERSWIHDTGAGGVRIGETAMRRDPKQQTSHITIDNNILNRGGRIFPCAVGLWIGQSPDNRVTHNEIADYFYTGISVGWRWGYGESFTKRNTIAKNHVHHLGYGVLSDMGGIYTLGPSEGTVVRGNIFHDIHAYSYGGWGLYTDEGSSGILFENNLVYRTKTGGFHQHYGKDNIVRNNILAFALLYQLQATRVEPHRSFVLDRNIVFYDQGELLHGRWSQVKHDSSNNCYFNASGKPVTFEGKSLEEWQAQGHETGSIIADPKFADAEKFDFTISEDSPVYKLGFRAFKTDDVGVYGDQQWIDKAKSFEYLPVRPE, from the coding sequence ATGACGCTGCTTCGTTTTGCGCCGCTCTGGCTCGTCGTGTTATTTGCTGTTCCTGCCTCTGCCGCGCAGTGGTACGTCGCCCCTAATGGAAGTGATGAGGCCGCCGGTACCCAGGCAGCTCCGTTTGCCACGCTCGCCAAGGCCCGCGATGCGATCCGCAGCCACGCCACCGACGAAGCCCACACTGTCTGGGTTGCCGACGGCACGTATCCACTTGCTTCGCCGTTTGTTCTCACTCCGGAAGATAGCGGCACCCAAGACCATCCGATCGTTTACCGAGCCATGGAAGGGGCTTCGCCGATCTTCTCTGGTGGAAGCGTTGTTACTGGTTGGCAGCAACAAGGAAAAACCTGGCAGGCCGTTTTGCCCGAAGAGCTTCATAGCCCTCTTCCCGAGCAGCTGATCGCCGGCCAACAGCCGACCACGCTGGCCCGCGAGCCTGACGAAGGTCTTTTCACCCTGACCGGCGTGACCGAAGAAGCTCCGGAAAAGGGTCCCGCCAAGCAGACGCTTCGCCTGACCGGCAAAGACTATGCGGCCACGCTCGCAAACGTGATGCCTGAAGAATTGCCTCAGGTCCAGTTCTTAGCTTTCCACAAATGGGACAACACTCGGCGTCACGTAGACGAGCTTCTGTTCGAGCAGCATGCGATGGTGACCTCAGGGCGAAAGATGAAGGGGCACAATCCGCTTAACGAGAAAACCCAGATCCGCATCGAAAACTACTCCGCGGCGCTCGATACGCCCGGTGAATGGCACGCATCGGCCGACGGTGTGATTCGTTACATGCCGCGCAAAGGGGAAGACCTCTCGAAGATTCAAATGATTATCCCGCGTCTCGAGCAACTATTGATCGTGCGTGGCCAACCGGATGCGGATGAATTTGTGGAGCACGTCGAACTTCGTGGCCTGCGATTTTTACACGCTCGCTGGACAACGCCTAAGAGTGGCTTCGAGCCCAGTCAGGCCGCTTCCCCTATCGAAGCAGCCGCGCTGATTGATGGTGCCCGACATTTGACGATCGCCGACTGTGAGATCGGCCACGTGGGCATCTATGGCCTCTGGTTTCGCCGCGGCTGTCAGCACTGCACGCTCGAACGAAGTTGGATCCACGACACGGGTGCCGGTGGCGTCCGTATCGGGGAAACGGCCATGCGGCGCGATCCCAAGCAGCAGACCAGTCATATCACCATCGACAACAACATCCTGAACCGCGGTGGGCGAATCTTCCCCTGTGCCGTTGGTCTCTGGATTGGACAAAGTCCTGATAATCGCGTCACCCACAACGAAATCGCCGACTATTTCTACACCGGTATTTCTGTCGGTTGGCGATGGGGTTACGGCGAAAGCTTCACCAAACGCAATACGATTGCCAAGAATCATGTTCATCACCTTGGCTACGGCGTGCTGAGCGACATGGGCGGCATTTACACGCTCGGACCTTCCGAAGGAACCGTCGTCCGGGGCAACATCTTCCATGACATCCACGCCTACAGCTATGGCGGCTGGGGACTCTACACCGACGAAGGAAGTAGCGGGATTCTATTTGAGAACAATCTCGTCTATCGCACCAAGACCGGCGGCTTCCACCAGCACTATGGCAAAGACAATATCGTTCGGAATAACATCCTGGCATTCGCGCTGCTTTATCAATTACAGGCTACCCGCGTCGAACCGCATCGCTCGTTCGTCCTGGATCGCAACATTGTCTTTTACGACCAAGGGGAACTACTGCACGGGCGGTGGAGCCAGGTAAAGCACGACAGCTCGAACAATTGTTACTTCAACGCTTCTGGCAAGCCGGTAACGTTTGAAGGAAAATCGCTCGAAGAGTGGCAAGCTCAAGGCCACGAGACTGGATCGATCATCGCCGATCCCAAGTTTGCTGATGCCGAGAAGTTCGACTTCACGATCTCCGAAGACTCACCGGTCTACAAGCTAGGCTTCCGCGCGTTCAAGACAGACGACGTCGGCGTTTATGGAGATCAGCAGTGGATCGACAAAGCGAAGAGCTTCGAGTACCTGCCTGTCCGACCCGAGTAG